AGGCAGCTCTTGTGAAGCTAGGCGACATTCGCAACAAGATCGGCTATCCCAGCAAGTGGCGCGATTATTCGAAGCTGAACATCGTTCGCGGAGATTTTCTCGGCAACGTCGAACGCGCCAATACGTTCGAGGTGAATCGTCAGCTTGCAAAAATCGGCAAGCCGCTCGACCGTACTGAGTTCGGCATGACTCCGCCAACGGTCAATGCGTATTACAGCCCGCCCTTCAACGACATCAACTTCCCTGCTGGAATTCTGCAGCCTCCGTTTTTTGACAAAACCGCGGACGAAGCCGTGAACCTCGGCGGCATCGGCGCCGTGATCGGCCACGAACTCACCCATGGCTTCGATGATCAAGGGCGCAAGTACGACGGCCAAGGCAACCTGCGTGACTGGTGGACGCCGGTTGATGCGCGAGCGTTCGAAGAGCGCGTGTCGTGCATCGCCGACGAATACTCGTCCTTTGAGCCGCTGCCCGATTTGCATATTCGCGGCCGGCTCACGCTAGGCGAGAACACCGCCGACAATGGCGGAGTTCGCGTAGCCATGCGCGCACTACACAACATGGAGGCGGAGCAAGCAAAATCCGGAAAGAGCGGTGCTCAACGCGTGAACACGAAAGCCATCAACGGCTTCACTCCCGAGCAGCGCCTCTTTATCGGCTATGGCCAGATCTGGTGTGAAAACCAGAGCGACGCCGCGCTTCGCCAGCAAGTCCAAACCAATCCGCATTCGCCGGGTAAGTTCCGAGTAATCGGCGTGGTGCAGAACAGCGACGATTTCGCGAAGGCGTTTAGCTGCAAGCCAGGTCAGAAGATGGTGAGCGAGAAGGCTTGCCGCGTTTGGTGAGTCAGAAGCTTCTACCGGACATGCCCGGCCTTCCGCGCCGGGCATGTTGTTATTAAGCCCAATTCTTCTGCGCCCATTCTTCGTGTGCGATACTTTTGCCCACAAATGAAATCCAAATCACGCAGCGTTGTTGTGCTTCTGTTCGCTTTGTTCTCCAGCACGTTGTGCTTCGGCAAGGACGTCCGCACGTCGAAATATCTCCTTTACGTCGGCGCCTACACAGACAAAGGTGCAAAGGGCATTTACGTCTATGGTTACGATCCGGCATCTGGGCAGCTCAGCAATTCTCAAGTGGCCGCTGAGACTGTGAATCCATCGTTCGTCACCATCGATGACAACAAGAAGTTGCTGTACGCCGTCAATGAAATTCAGAAGTACGAGAATGAATCGAGCGGCGGCGTGAGTGCGTTTTCCATTCAGCCTGGTGGGCAGCTTCATTTCCTGAATGAGGTCGCCTCCGGCGGCGCTGATCCGTGTTACATCTCGATCGATAAGACGGGCAAGTATGTGCTCGTGGCGAACTACACCGGAGGCAGCGTTTCGGTGTTTCCTATTCAGCAGGATGGAAGCCTCGGAGCCGTGAGTGCATTTGTTCAGCACAAAGGCTCAGGCCCAAATCGGGAGCGCCAGGAGACAGCACATGCGCACTGGATTGAGACCTCTCCCGATAACCGTTTTGCCATTTCTGCCGATTTGGGAATGGACGAACTGCTCGTCGACCACTTCGACGACTCCACAGGCAAGCTCAGTCCGAATGACCCTCCGTTTGAAAAGACCGAGCCCGGCGCAGGACCCCGGCACCTGGTGTTTGCTGCCAATGGCAAATTCGCCTATGTGATTAACGAATTGCAATCCACCGTTTCAGTGTTCTCCTACGACGCCGCGAAGGGTGTGTTGCATCCCCTGCAGACAATCTCCGCTCTGCCCAAAGAATTCTCAGGCGAGAATACTGCAGCGGAAATTGCAATCCATCCAAATGGACGATTTCTGTTCGCCTCAAATCGCGGGCACGACAGCATCGCAGTTTTTTCGATCGACAAAGCGAAAGGCACGCTGCGGCTCATCGATAACTTCTCTGTGAAAGGCAGGACGCCGCGCAGCTTTGTGGTCGATCCCACCGGCTCGCGTTTGCTGGTTGCGAATCAGGACACTGGGAACATCGTTGTCTTCCGGATCAATCGCAGCACGGGCCGCCTCACCGCCACCGGGCAGGAGGTGAAAGTGCCGGCCCCGGTGTGTCTGAAATTCATCGCGGCTAAGTGAGGCGTTTGAGATTCCGAAGTGCCACCTGCGCAGCATTGTAACCGCACATGCCATGCACGCCGCCCATTGGTGGCGTCGAGGCCGAGCAGATATAGATGTCCTTGGCCGGAGTCGTGTAATAACGCCAGGTTGGACGAAGAATGAATTGCCGCCAATCGGCGAGACCTCCGTTGATGTCTCCTCCAACGAGATTCGGGTTCATGCTCTCAAGATCGGCCGGTTTGAAGACTCGGCGAGCCAGCACGCAGTCGCGAAAGCCGGGAGCGAAGCGCTCGATCTGAGCTTCGAGGCGCGGCAGCATGTCGAAGGTTGAGCCGTTCGGCACATGACAATAAGCCCACGCGATGTGCTTGCCTTCCGGTGCGCGGGTTGAGTC
This genomic interval from Terriglobales bacterium contains the following:
- a CDS encoding lactonase family protein — its product is MKSKSRSVVVLLFALFSSTLCFGKDVRTSKYLLYVGAYTDKGAKGIYVYGYDPASGQLSNSQVAAETVNPSFVTIDDNKKLLYAVNEIQKYENESSGGVSAFSIQPGGQLHFLNEVASGGADPCYISIDKTGKYVLVANYTGGSVSVFPIQQDGSLGAVSAFVQHKGSGPNRERQETAHAHWIETSPDNRFAISADLGMDELLVDHFDDSTGKLSPNDPPFEKTEPGAGPRHLVFAANGKFAYVINELQSTVSVFSYDAAKGVLHPLQTISALPKEFSGENTAAEIAIHPNGRFLFASNRGHDSIAVFSIDKAKGTLRLIDNFSVKGRTPRSFVVDPTGSRLLVANQDTGNIVVFRINRSTGRLTATGQEVKVPAPVCLKFIAAK